One Chloroflexota bacterium genomic region harbors:
- a CDS encoding CooT family nickel-binding protein, which translates to MCQATVFLRRGEQKEEVTRDVILLQEVEGGVRIQSFFDAPVTLRARVREIDFLKHNVTLEPLEQEE; encoded by the coding sequence ATGTGTCAGGCAACCGTATTTTTGCGCCGCGGCGAGCAGAAGGAAGAAGTCACGCGCGATGTCATCTTGCTTCAGGAAGTGGAGGGCGGGGTGCGCATCCAGAGTTTCTTTGACGCGCCAGTTACGCTGCGCGCCCGCGTGCGGGAGATTGACTTCCTGAAGCACAACGTTACCTTGGAGCCGCTGGAGCAGGAGGAGTGA